Proteins encoded in a region of the Campylobacter sp. RM16189 genome:
- a CDS encoding carbon starvation protein A encodes MNSLILMFIGFAAFVAGFFIYSKFIAEKILRLDPNFKTPSNEFEDGVDYVPTNKFVLWGHHFTSVAGAAPIVGPAIAVIWGWAPAFLWVILGTVFFAGVHDMSAIWASVRNKGYSIGTISGQILSKRARSLMMVVIFLLLLMVNAVFAVVIAGMMIKTPSAVVPVWGALVVAFFIGQAIYKFKLSLPLVSIIGVIALYFLIYIGPSVPVSLPSKVLGLDANAAWIVILFIYAAVASMLPVWMLLQPRDYINGLQLFVGLIALYVSFVIVSPDIVAPAFNSNVPAGTPSMFPLLFVTIACGAISGFHGLVSTGTTAKQIKSEPDARFVGYFGAIGEGLLALAAILAVTAGFASLSEWEAVYSAFGKGGIGAFIDGGGKIMSMGIGLSPELSATMLTVMAALFAGTTMDTGVRLQRYIFQEWGEVYNLNILKNGNVATLFAVGSCLLLAFGAGGADGKGGMIIWPLFGTTNQLMAGLTLLIITVMVMRQKSAIRYTLIPLVFLLFVTIAGLLLQLVSFYNKGNWLLIFLDCIILIATTMVCLESFAILKKEFIKK; translated from the coding sequence ATGAACTCTTTAATTCTCATGTTTATAGGCTTTGCAGCCTTTGTGGCTGGCTTTTTTATCTACTCGAAATTTATAGCCGAAAAGATACTAAGGCTTGATCCGAATTTCAAAACTCCATCAAATGAATTTGAAGATGGGGTGGATTATGTTCCTACAAATAAATTTGTATTATGGGGGCACCACTTTACCTCTGTTGCCGGTGCTGCACCTATCGTGGGACCAGCTATTGCAGTTATTTGGGGATGGGCGCCTGCATTTTTATGGGTTATACTAGGAACGGTGTTCTTCGCAGGAGTTCATGATATGAGTGCAATTTGGGCAAGCGTGAGAAATAAAGGCTACTCAATAGGTACGATTTCAGGTCAAATTCTAAGCAAACGTGCTAGAAGCCTTATGATGGTAGTTATATTCTTACTTTTACTTATGGTCAATGCCGTATTTGCCGTTGTAATCGCAGGTATGATGATAAAAACTCCATCAGCGGTAGTTCCGGTATGGGGTGCTTTAGTTGTTGCATTCTTTATAGGTCAAGCTATATATAAATTTAAGCTAAGCCTGCCTTTAGTCTCCATCATAGGTGTTATTGCGCTATATTTTCTAATATATATCGGGCCTAGCGTGCCTGTATCTCTACCTAGTAAGGTTTTGGGACTAGATGCTAATGCAGCCTGGATAGTGATTTTGTTTATCTATGCGGCAGTTGCCTCGATGCTTCCTGTATGGATGCTACTTCAACCAAGAGATTATATAAACGGTCTTCAGCTATTTGTGGGGCTTATAGCTCTTTATGTATCTTTTGTTATAGTATCACCTGATATAGTCGCTCCGGCATTTAACTCAAACGTACCTGCCGGAACTCCATCTATGTTCCCTCTACTTTTTGTAACTATAGCTTGTGGTGCGATTTCAGGATTTCATGGCTTAGTTTCAACAGGAACTACGGCAAAACAAATAAAGAGCGAACCTGATGCTAGATTTGTAGGATACTTCGGAGCTATAGGAGAAGGATTACTAGCACTCGCCGCCATCCTTGCAGTAACTGCTGGTTTTGCTAGCCTATCTGAGTGGGAGGCTGTATATAGCGCATTTGGCAAGGGCGGAATAGGAGCATTTATAGACGGAGGAGGAAAAATTATGAGTATGGGTATAGGGCTGAGTCCTGAACTTTCAGCTACTATGCTAACCGTTATGGCTGCTCTATTTGCAGGAACCACTATGGATACCGGAGTTAGACTTCAAAGATATATATTTCAAGAGTGGGGAGAGGTATATAATCTAAATATATTAAAAAATGGAAATGTGGCTACGCTTTTTGCAGTAGGCTCATGTCTGCTTCTTGCATTTGGAGCTGGTGGAGCTGACGGCAAAGGTGGTATGATAATATGGCCGTTATTTGGTACCACAAACCAACTTATGGCAGGGCTTACTCTGCTAATTATCACAGTTATGGTAATGAGACAAAAAAGCGCTATAAGATACACTCTGATACCTTTAGTATTCTTGCTTTTTGTTACAATAGCGGGACTACTATTGCAGCTTGTAAGTTTTTACAATAAAGGAAATTGGCTTTTAATCTTCCTTGATTGTATTATATTAATCGCTACTACCATGGTCTGCTTAGAGAGCTTTGCTATCCTCAAAAAAGAATTTATAAAAAAATGA
- a CDS encoding FAD/NAD(P)-binding oxidoreductase: protein MDSNKIIDEVLEELEKEGHKISRRDAMKLIAMSPIAAGVFANTVATTNAEASSSATGKIVIVGGGLSGIATAAKLCKKLKNPDVTIIEPNPISVSYQAGQTLISAGVYKKEDIIYQTKDYMPKDAKWIQKAAKNFDPDNNKVILEDGSEVLYDYLVVAMGVTLNYGAIEGLEGEITTLGNSDVVRKKIGKNGVYSLYFADGSVDTYEGIQDIIKQAKEIKGGEKLQLIFTDSPTAIKCGGAPKKIMYIAHDLIKKAGVRDKVEMLFYTNSDKLFSVPEYAEAIEKQYKERDFKWDFKTRLVAVDTENRVATLEKTWMEKGEWDKDLEEYEMIKKSERITKKFDFLHIVPPQKAPDAVGKSPLGSPASWVPAHKETLQHIKYPNVFAIGDCAAVPLGKTGGSARKQYHVVVDNLIAVMEKKDKLPAAYDGYTVCPFITSIGTVMFAEFDWSGKPAPSFPLDPTQERWLMWLLKVYLMKPMIYHGMLPGRI from the coding sequence ATGGACTCAAACAAGATTATTGATGAGGTTCTTGAAGAACTTGAGAAAGAGGGTCATAAGATAAGTCGTCGTGATGCGATGAAACTTATAGCGATGTCCCCTATAGCTGCTGGTGTGTTTGCAAATACGGTAGCCACTACTAATGCCGAAGCTTCTTCTTCTGCAACAGGTAAAATTGTAATAGTTGGAGGTGGATTGTCAGGAATTGCTACAGCCGCAAAGCTTTGCAAAAAGCTAAAGAATCCAGACGTAACTATTATAGAGCCTAATCCTATTTCGGTATCTTATCAGGCTGGACAGACTCTTATTTCCGCAGGTGTTTATAAGAAAGAAGATATTATATATCAGACAAAAGATTATATGCCAAAAGACGCTAAGTGGATACAAAAAGCCGCTAAAAATTTTGATCCGGATAACAACAAAGTAATTTTAGAAGATGGAAGTGAAGTTTTATACGACTATCTTGTTGTGGCTATGGGCGTTACTCTTAACTACGGTGCTATTGAAGGATTGGAAGGTGAGATAACAACCCTAGGCAATAGCGATGTCGTTCGCAAAAAAATAGGTAAAAATGGCGTATATTCTCTTTATTTTGCAGATGGTTCCGTGGATACTTATGAAGGAATCCAAGATATCATAAAACAAGCCAAAGAAATAAAAGGAGGCGAGAAGCTGCAGCTTATATTTACAGACTCTCCTACAGCCATTAAATGCGGTGGCGCTCCTAAAAAAATAATGTATATCGCTCACGATCTAATAAAAAAAGCTGGAGTTAGAGATAAGGTAGAGATGCTATTTTATACGAATAGCGATAAATTATTTAGCGTTCCAGAATATGCCGAGGCTATTGAAAAACAGTATAAAGAGCGTGATTTTAAGTGGGATTTTAAAACAAGGCTTGTTGCCGTTGATACTGAAAATAGAGTTGCAACTCTTGAAAAAACTTGGATGGAAAAGGGTGAGTGGGATAAAGATTTAGAAGAGTATGAGATGATCAAAAAAAGTGAGAGAATCACTAAGAAATTTGATTTCCTACATATAGTACCGCCTCAAAAAGCCCCCGATGCGGTAGGCAAATCTCCACTAGGTTCACCTGCTAGTTGGGTTCCTGCCCATAAAGAGACGCTTCAGCATATAAAATATCCAAATGTATTTGCGATAGGAGATTGCGCTGCCGTTCCTTTAGGAAAGACAGGTGGAAGCGCTAGAAAACAATACCATGTTGTTGTTGATAATTTAATAGCCGTAATGGAGAAAAAAGATAAACTGCCTGCAGCTTATGACGGATACACTGTTTGTCCGTTTATAACAAGCATAGGCACTGTTATGTTTGCGGAATTTGACTGGTCTGGCAAGCCTGCGCCTTCATTCCCGCTTGATCCTACGCAGGAGCGTTGGCTAATGTGGTTACTTAAAGTTTACCTAATGAAACCAATGATATATCACGGAATGCTTCCGGGAAGAATTTAA
- a CDS encoding catalase, producing the protein MRQLTTTSGNPIADNQNSLTAGARGGVMMQDYQLIEKLAHQNRERIPERTVHAKGSGAYGVLEITNDISKYTKAKVLQKGEKTKLFLRFSTVAGEAGAADAERDVRGFAIKFYTKEGNWDLVGNNTPVFFLRDAYKFPDFIHTQKRDPRTHLRSNEAAWDFWSLSPETLHQVTILMSDRGIPASYRTMHGFGSHTYSLINKDGERFWVKFHFKSRQGIKNLTNKEAADIVANDRESHQRDLYENIEKGNFPSWDFKIQIMTDEQAKKLPFSPFDLTKTWSHKDFPLIEVGVMTLNENPKNYFNEVEQAAFSPSNIVPGISFSPDKMLQARIFSYPDAQRYRIGTHYAQLKVNQPINEIGTYTVGGAMNNGMYEIEDKAYYEPNSFGGAKENKDFLEPDIALEGVMQRHDHRAEDSDYYSQPRDLFNLMNDCQKSQLFNNIAESMCGVSDFIVERALGHFEKISPAYAAGVKAALKK; encoded by the coding sequence ATGAGACAACTAACAACCACTTCAGGCAATCCAATCGCCGACAACCAAAACTCGCTAACGGCAGGTGCTCGTGGCGGCGTTATGATGCAAGATTATCAACTAATCGAAAAACTTGCTCACCAAAACAGAGAGAGAATCCCTGAAAGAACGGTTCACGCTAAAGGTAGCGGCGCATACGGCGTACTTGAGATAACTAACGACATATCTAAATATACAAAGGCTAAAGTTCTTCAAAAAGGCGAGAAAACAAAGCTATTTTTACGCTTTTCAACAGTTGCAGGCGAAGCGGGAGCTGCAGATGCGGAGCGTGACGTAAGAGGATTTGCTATCAAATTTTATACAAAAGAAGGCAACTGGGACTTAGTAGGAAACAACACTCCTGTATTTTTCTTAAGAGATGCTTACAAATTCCCTGATTTCATCCACACTCAAAAGAGAGATCCTCGCACACACCTACGATCAAATGAAGCGGCATGGGATTTTTGGAGCTTAAGCCCTGAAACACTTCACCAAGTAACGATCCTAATGAGTGATAGAGGAATTCCTGCAAGCTACAGAACTATGCACGGATTTGGAAGCCATACTTATAGCCTAATCAACAAAGACGGCGAGAGATTTTGGGTGAAATTCCACTTCAAATCACGCCAAGGAATTAAAAATTTAACTAACAAAGAAGCGGCTGATATCGTTGCAAACGACAGAGAGAGCCACCAAAGAGATCTATACGAAAATATAGAAAAAGGCAATTTCCCAAGCTGGGATTTCAAGATCCAAATAATGACTGACGAGCAAGCTAAAAAGCTACCTTTTAGCCCGTTTGATTTAACAAAAACATGGTCTCATAAAGATTTTCCACTGATTGAAGTAGGCGTTATGACTCTGAATGAAAACCCTAAAAACTACTTCAATGAAGTTGAGCAAGCGGCATTTAGCCCATCAAACATAGTTCCTGGCATCAGCTTTAGCCCTGATAAGATGCTTCAAGCTAGAATTTTCAGCTATCCTGACGCTCAAAGATACAGAATCGGAACTCACTACGCACAGCTTAAAGTTAATCAACCTATAAACGAGATAGGCACTTACACAGTTGGCGGCGCTATGAATAACGGCATGTATGAGATAGAAGACAAGGCTTACTATGAGCCAAACAGCTTTGGCGGTGCTAAAGAAAACAAAGACTTCCTAGAGCCTGACATCGCTCTTGAAGGAGTAATGCAAAGACACGATCATAGAGCAGAAGATAGCGATTACTACAGCCAACCAAGAGATCTGTTTAACCTAATGAACGACTGCCAAAAATCTCAGCTATTTAACAATATAGCAGAGAGTATGTGCGGAGTAAGCGACTTCATAGTTGAGCGCGCTCTTGGACATTTTGAGAAAATTTCACCGGCTTATGCAGCAGGCGTTAAAGCTGCACTTAAGAAATAA
- the abc-f gene encoding ribosomal protection-like ABC-F family protein: MALVDLIDVSKKFGPNEILNQVNFSVNEREIIAIIGKNGSGKSTLMKLVAGSYEPDVGRRVVQNGIKVEMLAQNPNFSEGASVKETLNLELKEIFDARDEYAAVLEKLANDPNDKELHARQDELIKFIEAKDGWQIERKIEQVLIEFKLKEYEDRVVASLSGGEIRRVALGALILKKPDVLLLDEPTNHLDVYMVRFLEEMLKSSKQTIVFISHDRYFIDALATRSVEVEEGKLRSFEGGYANYLAKKEEILLSLAKSHETLLKQLKSEEEWLRRGVKARLKRNEGRKERVMHMREEAKKNPGVIRRVRLELERASKNFNQAHSTNRKKMLFEIKNLSKSVGSKVLFEKFDTRVLQGERIAIVGRNGSGKSTLLKILLGLEKQSGGEIKRGDVRIGYFDQARSALSDEKSLIEVFCPNGGDRVQVRGKNMHVYGYLKNFLFPKEFLDKPIGVLSGGEKNRVALALLFTGEYDVLVLDEPTNDLDIATINILEDYLQSFEGAILLVSHDRYFVDKIASKLWAFEGTKIEVVHQEYSVYLELEDELNELDKFEAQMSADSENLAEKQKSKSRKLSYKENQILQNHPDKIAALEAQISKLNEGLSDPNVYQKIGLTKLYEELEAAKKELEILEEEYFEVLEIAENLDS, from the coding sequence GTGGCGTTAGTCGATCTAATAGATGTAAGTAAAAAATTTGGTCCAAACGAGATATTAAATCAGGTAAATTTTAGCGTAAATGAGCGCGAGATAATCGCTATCATAGGTAAAAACGGAAGCGGAAAAAGCACGCTAATGAAGCTTGTGGCAGGAAGCTATGAGCCTGATGTCGGCAGGCGCGTAGTGCAAAACGGCATAAAGGTTGAGATGCTCGCGCAAAATCCAAATTTCAGCGAAGGCGCAAGCGTAAAAGAGACGCTAAATTTGGAGCTTAAAGAGATATTTGACGCCAGAGACGAGTATGCCGCAGTCCTTGAAAAGCTTGCAAACGATCCAAACGATAAAGAGCTTCACGCTAGACAAGATGAGCTTATCAAATTTATCGAGGCAAAAGACGGCTGGCAGATCGAGCGAAAGATCGAGCAGGTTTTGATCGAATTTAAGTTAAAAGAGTATGAGGATAGGGTGGTTGCTAGCCTTAGCGGTGGCGAAATTCGCCGTGTGGCACTCGGTGCGCTCATACTTAAAAAGCCCGATGTGCTCTTGCTTGATGAACCGACAAACCACCTTGATGTCTATATGGTGCGCTTTCTTGAAGAGATGCTTAAAAGCTCGAAGCAAACTATCGTATTTATAAGCCACGATCGCTATTTTATCGATGCTTTGGCGACCAGAAGCGTTGAAGTTGAGGAGGGCAAGCTTCGTAGTTTTGAGGGCGGATATGCTAACTATCTAGCCAAAAAAGAGGAAATTTTACTCTCTTTGGCCAAATCTCACGAGACCTTGCTAAAACAGCTTAAAAGCGAAGAGGAGTGGTTAAGGCGAGGTGTCAAAGCAAGGCTAAAGCGCAACGAAGGGCGCAAAGAGCGCGTAATGCACATGCGTGAGGAGGCTAAGAAAAATCCGGGCGTCATACGAAGAGTAAGACTTGAGCTTGAGCGAGCGAGTAAAAATTTCAACCAAGCTCACTCGACAAACCGCAAGAAAATGCTGTTTGAGATTAAAAATTTAAGCAAGAGCGTTGGCAGTAAGGTGCTGTTTGAAAAATTTGATACGCGAGTTTTGCAAGGCGAGCGTATCGCCATAGTCGGGCGAAACGGAAGCGGTAAGAGCACCTTGCTAAAAATTTTGCTTGGACTGGAAAAGCAAAGCGGCGGCGAGATAAAGCGCGGTGATGTTAGGATCGGCTACTTTGATCAGGCAAGAAGTGCTCTAAGCGATGAAAAGAGCCTGATCGAAGTCTTTTGCCCAAACGGTGGCGATAGAGTGCAGGTGCGCGGGAAAAATATGCACGTTTACGGCTATCTTAAAAATTTTTTGTTTCCAAAGGAGTTTTTGGATAAGCCTATCGGCGTGCTAAGCGGCGGCGAGAAAAACCGCGTCGCGTTAGCGCTACTTTTTACAGGCGAATATGATGTGCTCGTGCTTGATGAGCCGACAAACGACCTTGATATAGCTACTATAAATATCTTAGAAGACTACTTGCAAAGCTTTGAGGGGGCTATCTTGCTGGTTAGCCACGATAGATATTTTGTGGATAAAATTGCATCTAAACTTTGGGCTTTTGAGGGCACTAAAATCGAAGTGGTGCATCAAGAATACAGCGTCTATCTTGAACTTGAAGACGAGCTTAACGAGCTTGATAAATTTGAAGCGCAGATGAGTGCGGATAGCGAAAATTTAGCCGAAAAACAAAAGAGTAAAAGCAGAAAACTAAGCTATAAAGAAAATCAAATTTTGCAAAATCACCCTGATAAAATCGCTGCTTTAGAAGCTCAAATTTCAAAGCTAAACGAAGGGCTTAGCGATCCAAATGTCTATCAAAAGATAGGACTAACAAAGCTTTATGAAGAGCTTGAAGCGGCTAAAAAAGAGCTTGAAATTTTAGAAGAAGAGTATTTTGAAGTTTTAGAAATTGCTGAAAATTTGGATAGTTAA
- a CDS encoding ArsA family ATPase, giving the protein MLLESITPIIFVGGKGGVGKTTISSSIASKLANLGKKTLIISTDPAHSLSDALNVKLSSKIVNVSSNLDALELNPDEIVNEHFKNIEDTLKSYAKPEMFPKIKEHLELSKETPGAQEAALLEKICSLLVERKNYEHIIFDTAPTGHTIRLLAMPSVMSAWTEGLMKHQKKRDEVAEAAKVFWKNKPEYEFNPFTPSKEMRWKKAVAKLEERKSLFLRANKILQDINLTSIYLVMIPEALPLYETLRAHETLKKFSINVGGIFINQIIPKEQNSDFWQNRVNRQIEILSQLNKNLPDTKKIQVKLSSKDLRGIEELRNINFEF; this is encoded by the coding sequence ATGTTGCTAGAATCTATCACACCTATAATCTTTGTCGGTGGAAAAGGCGGAGTAGGAAAAACCACCATATCTTCATCCATAGCTTCAAAGCTAGCAAATTTAGGTAAAAAAACACTAATTATCTCAACGGATCCGGCTCATAGCCTATCTGACGCGCTAAATGTAAAACTTAGCAGCAAAATAGTAAATGTAAGCTCAAATTTAGACGCTCTTGAGCTTAATCCTGATGAAATAGTAAATGAGCATTTTAAAAACATAGAGGATACCTTAAAAAGCTACGCGAAGCCGGAGATGTTTCCAAAGATAAAAGAGCATTTAGAGCTTTCAAAAGAGACTCCGGGAGCCCAAGAAGCTGCGCTTTTAGAAAAAATTTGCTCTCTTTTAGTTGAACGAAAAAATTATGAGCATATAATCTTTGATACTGCGCCTACGGGGCATACAATTAGACTTTTAGCTATGCCTAGCGTAATGTCGGCTTGGACCGAAGGACTAATGAAGCATCAAAAAAAGCGCGACGAGGTAGCTGAAGCGGCAAAAGTATTTTGGAAAAATAAACCCGAATATGAATTTAACCCATTTACCCCAAGCAAAGAAATGAGATGGAAAAAAGCCGTAGCAAAGCTAGAAGAGAGAAAAAGCCTATTTTTAAGAGCAAATAAAATTTTACAAGATATAAATTTAACATCAATATATCTTGTGATGATACCAGAAGCATTGCCGCTTTATGAGACTTTAAGGGCTCACGAGACTCTTAAAAAATTTTCTATCAATGTGGGTGGAATTTTTATAAATCAAATAATACCAAAAGAACAAAATAGCGATTTTTGGCAAAATAGAGTTAATAGACAGATTGAAATTTTATCTCAACTAAATAAAAATCTTCCGGATACAAAAAAGATACAAGTAAAACTAAGTTCAAAAGATTTAAGAGGAATAGAAGAGCTTAGAAATATAAATTTTGAATTTTAA
- a CDS encoding cory-CC-star protein, translating into MIEKIKSFLDGLDEYYQAPYRSALTKSYQEENDFFMLMAFAETLGVQNPASFYTIELLPFLLEEFHAWHKRMGMQHSPIEHFGCC; encoded by the coding sequence ATGATAGAGAAAATAAAATCTTTTTTAGATGGGCTTGATGAATACTATCAAGCCCCTTATAGAAGCGCGCTAACAAAGAGTTATCAAGAAGAAAATGATTTTTTTATGCTGATGGCTTTTGCTGAAACCCTTGGCGTCCAAAACCCTGCAAGTTTCTATACTATAGAACTTTTACCGTTTTTATTAGAAGAATTTCACGCATGGCATAAAAGAATGGGTATGCAACACTCCCCGATAGAGCATTTCGGATGTTGCTAG
- a CDS encoding rhodanese-like domain-containing protein, producing MRLKFVGAIALGAALLLTGCATGTSTMSSSAAAQAIATKPTEAVQSLINKHKLEVVDYKYIRSKLGSGMRGATEALFIDARPDRHYNAGTIPSSIQIHDTDFKDHVKRIDGTPKDKEIIVFCQGWDCAKSPKVAAMLKEAGYKNVKLYQAGYPEWSKKDYIEVSTSVVKNAFDANGALLIDARPYAKFMAESIPGAISINDTDIPTLMGRFPTDKNTPVITFCQGYDCKKSHVVAQKLVSLGYTKVSNYSAGLPAWKQAGLKTTKGGEEKSAIGGAVTKLSKPFMGPIKKGLDEGSVDGAWFVENYKKLPAGVTIVDVRRSEERAAGFVPGSLHISIEENDTKAFLSKLPDTYVIFHCSAGGRSLEAYGKAKKGGFEKGLYIDAAVKCKGKECTFTPNEPLDPTDW from the coding sequence ATGCGTTTAAAATTTGTTGGTGCTATTGCACTCGGTGCGGCTTTATTATTAACCGGTTGCGCAACTGGCACATCGACTATGTCATCTTCTGCAGCCGCACAAGCTATAGCGACTAAGCCTACAGAGGCTGTTCAATCTTTAATAAACAAGCATAAGCTTGAAGTAGTTGATTATAAATATATTAGAAGCAAACTAGGTAGCGGTATGAGAGGTGCGACCGAGGCTTTGTTTATAGATGCAAGACCTGACAGGCACTATAACGCTGGAACAATACCTTCTAGTATTCAAATTCACGATACGGACTTTAAAGATCACGTAAAGAGAATAGATGGCACTCCAAAAGATAAAGAGATAATAGTATTTTGCCAAGGCTGGGATTGCGCAAAGAGTCCTAAAGTAGCGGCGATGTTAAAAGAGGCTGGATACAAAAATGTAAAACTGTATCAAGCAGGCTATCCTGAGTGGTCCAAAAAAGACTATATAGAAGTTAGTACGTCTGTCGTTAAAAACGCATTTGATGCCAACGGAGCACTGTTGATAGATGCTAGACCTTATGCTAAATTTATGGCGGAGTCTATACCTGGAGCTATATCTATAAATGACACAGACATCCCTACTCTTATGGGACGTTTTCCAACAGATAAGAATACTCCTGTAATAACATTTTGCCAAGGATATGACTGCAAAAAATCTCATGTAGTGGCTCAAAAACTGGTTTCGCTAGGTTATACAAAAGTTTCTAACTACTCAGCTGGTCTTCCTGCATGGAAGCAAGCCGGGTTAAAGACTACTAAAGGCGGAGAGGAGAAATCCGCTATAGGCGGAGCTGTAACAAAATTAAGTAAACCGTTTATGGGGCCTATTAAAAAAGGACTAGATGAGGGTTCTGTAGACGGCGCTTGGTTTGTGGAAAACTATAAAAAACTTCCGGCCGGCGTAACAATAGTTGACGTAAGAAGAAGCGAAGAGAGAGCTGCTGGATTTGTACCCGGCTCTTTACATATATCTATTGAAGAGAATGATACAAAGGCATTTTTGTCTAAACTTCCTGATACATATGTGATATTCCACTGCTCTGCAGGTGGACGCTCTCTTGAAGCTTATGGAAAAGCTAAAAAGGGAGGCTTTGAAAAAGGCCTATATATCGATGCGGCAGTAAAATGCAAAGGTAAAGAATGTACATTTACTCCAAACGAGCCATTAGATCCAACTGACTGGTAA
- a CDS encoding ankyrin repeat domain-containing protein, with translation MSDRNLEISKEEEARYNELCLMALDFARKDEASELEKMIKAGLSVNLKSAKGDTLLMLASYNNSINTVKMLIANGALVDERNDRGQTPLAGAAFKGYLDVVKALVEAGADINANNGMGATPHTFAVMFGRSEVAKYLLSVNKKPSLIAKIGSNLLSIFGKKAS, from the coding sequence ATGAGTGATAGAAATTTAGAGATTAGCAAAGAAGAAGAGGCAAGGTATAACGAACTTTGCCTCATGGCGCTTGATTTTGCAAGAAAAGACGAAGCAAGCGAGCTTGAAAAGATGATAAAAGCGGGACTTAGTGTGAATTTAAAATCCGCTAAAGGCGATACGCTCTTAATGCTTGCAAGCTACAATAACTCCATAAATACCGTAAAAATGCTAATAGCAAACGGCGCACTGGTAGATGAAAGAAACGACAGAGGGCAAACTCCCCTTGCGGGAGCTGCATTTAAGGGATACTTAGATGTGGTAAAGGCTCTAGTTGAAGCGGGTGCGGACATAAACGCAAACAACGGCATGGGAGCTACGCCTCACACTTTTGCCGTGATGTTTGGTAGAAGCGAAGTGGCAAAATACCTGCTAAGCGTAAATAAAAAACCAAGCCTAATAGCAAAAATAGGCTCAAATTTGCTCTCTATTTTTGGCAAAAAAGCTTCATAA